In Pseudonocardia sp. C8, one genomic interval encodes:
- a CDS encoding sorbosone dehydrogenase family protein gives MTARLTLLVAALLASLVLVSGCATFPDQGAREWRPKAEGEGELGGPPELAPTEEPPSSGPAPPQQPGAQPPPGPCEDPDPQVVAACLGPVGAVAVLPPGDRALVAERRTGRVLQVRKGADPAPVATVPVDPATGISGLVLSPGYAEDRLVYVLAGTPSGGQVLRIAPGEPPKPVLTGLPNGGGALAVDGSALVVATGAGAGPLAGAVLRIDTLGRPAPGNPDPASPVLARGLAAPGGVCVDPAARTTWVTDRTPGRDVLYRVSPGRLGAPAWTWPDRPGVAGCTVLPGTLVVAQRTAGALFVLTPGQDGTFTGDPMPVLQGVYGSIGPVAVAPDGLLWLGTVNRDGAAPGRTDDRVVRIQPPAGGGESAA, from the coding sequence GTGACCGCCCGCCTGACGCTGCTGGTCGCGGCGCTGCTCGCGTCGCTGGTGCTCGTGTCCGGCTGTGCGACGTTCCCCGACCAGGGTGCGCGGGAGTGGCGGCCGAAGGCCGAGGGCGAGGGCGAGCTGGGCGGGCCGCCGGAGCTGGCGCCGACCGAGGAGCCACCGTCGTCCGGCCCGGCGCCGCCCCAGCAGCCCGGGGCGCAGCCGCCGCCCGGGCCCTGCGAGGACCCCGACCCGCAGGTCGTCGCGGCCTGCCTCGGTCCCGTCGGCGCCGTCGCCGTACTGCCGCCCGGGGATCGGGCCCTCGTCGCCGAGCGCCGCACGGGCCGGGTGCTGCAGGTCCGGAAAGGCGCCGACCCGGCGCCGGTGGCGACCGTCCCGGTCGATCCCGCCACCGGGATCAGCGGTCTGGTGCTCTCCCCCGGGTACGCCGAGGACCGCCTCGTCTACGTGCTCGCCGGCACGCCGTCGGGGGGCCAGGTGCTGCGGATCGCGCCGGGGGAACCGCCGAAGCCGGTGCTCACCGGGCTGCCGAACGGCGGGGGCGCGCTCGCCGTCGACGGGTCGGCGCTGGTCGTCGCCACCGGTGCGGGCGCCGGCCCGCTGGCCGGCGCGGTGCTGCGGATCGACACGCTCGGGCGCCCTGCGCCCGGCAACCCGGACCCGGCGTCGCCGGTGCTGGCCCGGGGGCTGGCCGCGCCGGGCGGGGTGTGCGTCGACCCGGCCGCGCGGACGACCTGGGTGACCGACCGGACGCCGGGGCGCGACGTCCTGTACCGGGTCTCCCCCGGCCGGCTCGGCGCACCGGCGTGGACGTGGCCGGACCGCCCCGGTGTCGCCGGGTGCACCGTCCTGCCGGGGACCCTCGTCGTCGCCCAGCGGACCGCCGGGGCGCTGTTCGTGCTGACCCCGGGCCAGGACGGCACCTTCACCGGCGACCCGATGCCGGTGCTGCAAGGCGTCTACGGGTCGATCGGCCCGGTCGCCGTCGCCCCGGACGGGCTGCTGTGGCTGGGCACGGTCAACCGCGACGGCGCCGCGCCCGGCCGCACGGACGACCGCGTGGTGCGGATCCAGCCGCCTGCGGGGGGCGGGGAGTCGGCGGCGTAG
- the gatB gene encoding Asp-tRNA(Asn)/Glu-tRNA(Gln) amidotransferase subunit GatB: MTAAVELVDFDDVVARFDPVMGIEVHVELSTTTKMFCGCPTGFGAEPNTQVCPVCLGLPGALPVVNRAAVESAIRIGLALNCEIAPWGRFARKNYFYPDMPKNFQTSQYDEPIATDGFLDLTLDDGEVVRIGIERAHMEEDTGKSLHVGGADGRIHGADHSLLDYNRAGVPLIEIVTKMIPDTGARAPEVARAYVTALRDLMKSLGVSDVRMDQGSMRADVNLSLSPRGSGLLGTRTETKNVNSLRSVERAVRHEMSRQAAVLDAGGEIVQETRHFDEQTGHTRAGRRKETSEDYRYFPEPDLVPIAPSSEWIEQLRGTLPELPWERRRRIQAEWGVSDEEIRDLVNAGALDLVEATVAAGAPSQEARSWWVSYLAQQANAREIEPADLPITPEQVARVIELVSAGELTNKLARQVVDGVLAGEGSPDEVVAARGLKVVSDEGELVAAVDAALAEQPDVVEKIRGGKVQAAGAIVGAVMKATRGQADAKRVRELVIERCAPVSG, translated from the coding sequence ATGACCGCGGCTGTCGAGCTCGTCGACTTCGACGACGTCGTCGCCCGCTTCGATCCGGTGATGGGCATCGAGGTGCACGTGGAGCTGTCCACGACCACCAAGATGTTCTGCGGCTGCCCGACCGGGTTCGGCGCCGAGCCCAACACCCAGGTCTGCCCGGTGTGCCTGGGGCTGCCCGGGGCGCTGCCGGTCGTCAACCGGGCCGCGGTGGAGTCCGCGATCCGGATCGGGCTGGCCCTGAACTGCGAGATCGCCCCGTGGGGCCGGTTCGCCCGGAAGAACTACTTCTACCCGGACATGCCGAAGAACTTCCAGACCTCGCAGTACGACGAGCCGATCGCCACCGACGGGTTCCTGGACCTGACCCTCGACGACGGCGAGGTCGTCCGGATCGGGATCGAGCGCGCGCACATGGAGGAGGACACCGGCAAGTCGCTGCACGTCGGCGGCGCCGACGGCCGGATCCACGGTGCCGACCACTCGCTGCTCGACTACAACCGGGCCGGCGTCCCGCTGATCGAGATCGTCACGAAGATGATCCCCGACACCGGCGCCCGCGCGCCCGAGGTCGCCCGCGCCTACGTCACCGCGCTGCGTGACCTGATGAAGTCCCTGGGCGTCTCGGACGTCCGGATGGACCAGGGTTCGATGCGCGCCGACGTGAACCTCTCGCTGTCGCCGCGCGGGTCCGGCCTGCTGGGCACCCGCACCGAGACGAAGAACGTCAACTCGCTGCGGTCGGTGGAGCGTGCGGTCCGGCACGAGATGAGCCGGCAGGCCGCCGTGCTCGACGCCGGCGGCGAGATCGTGCAGGAAACCCGGCACTTCGACGAGCAGACCGGGCACACCCGCGCCGGGCGCCGCAAGGAGACCTCGGAGGACTACCGGTACTTCCCGGAGCCCGACCTGGTCCCGATCGCCCCGTCGAGCGAGTGGATCGAGCAGCTGCGCGGCACCCTGCCGGAGCTGCCGTGGGAGCGGCGCCGCCGGATCCAGGCCGAGTGGGGCGTGTCCGACGAGGAGATCCGCGACCTGGTCAACGCGGGCGCGCTCGACCTGGTCGAGGCGACCGTCGCGGCCGGGGCGCCGTCCCAGGAGGCCCGGTCCTGGTGGGTCTCCTACCTGGCCCAGCAGGCCAACGCCCGCGAGATCGAGCCGGCCGACCTGCCGATCACCCCGGAGCAGGTCGCGCGGGTGATCGAGCTGGTCTCGGCCGGGGAGCTGACGAATAAGCTCGCCCGGCAGGTCGTCGACGGCGTGCTCGCCGGCGAGGGCTCCCCGGACGAGGTGGTCGCCGCCCGCGGCCTGAAGGTCGTCTCCGACGAGGGTGAGCTGGTCGCCGCCGTCGACGCGGCCCTGGCCGAGCAGCCCGACGTCGTGGAGAAGATCCGCGGCGGGAAGGTCCAGGCGGCCGGCGCGATCGTCGGGGCGGTCATGAAGGCCACCCGCGGGCAGGCCGACGCCAAGCGGGTGCGGGAGCTGGTGATCGAGCGCTGCGCGCCCGTGAGTGGTTAG